A region of the Clavelina lepadiformis chromosome 9, kaClaLepa1.1, whole genome shotgun sequence genome:
CAATGAGTTCATCAACTACTTTAAACGTCTGATATTATCGCAAAGTGAAATATTTCAGTGTCATAACTTGTTGAACTGAAAAtggaaaacaacaaacttgtGTAGTCTTTTTCTTCCTCACTGTGTCTAACTTTATATCAGGGGCATCGTCGTTGAAAATCTCAAATTGAAGATTCTTTGCCTTTTCAGTCTTTCTTGTTGAATTTCCTTTACATGTTGACTTCTTCACTGAAGTTGCGATCCTTGCAATGAAATGAGACGTAACATTGAAAGTAAACAGTGACTTAATAAGTTCAGTGCAGTTATTGAGCTCACTTAACAGTAACACTTCGAAACAGTGTTTTCaaggtattttatttataatgcTAAAATATATACTTCTGCGACTGAAGCAGAAAATAATCAGTTAGTCTTTAAAAGTGCGCGGTCTCTTAACATTTCTTAGAGATCATCGTGTAACCTTAAAATATAGAAAATTTCCTCTTGACACTGAAGATTTAGTTAAACGAAACTGTTGCAACTGGTACAACGGATGTAGAAATAATAATACAATTAATTTCCTGAAAATGAATGTGTTGGCGACCACATGTTAGTAGAGCAACATAGTTTCATCGCTACACAAACTATACTGTGAccttatttaaataaaacctttttgatCGTGGAGTTTTCAGAAGACTTGTCAATGGCGTCGAATCTTTCCCTCCACTTAACGACGGCTTAGATGGCAAAACATTGCTTTTCACatctgttataattttttaatatttattccATTGTTACAATTTgcaaattgtttgaatttaaaattttcagaaCTTAACAAACATTTAACTAACTTGGATCAGTATTTTCGTCCAACTCGGagagtttttcatttttgttctTGTTGCCCCTACAAAGACATATCATTTCATAAGACATCAACAGCTTAATTTCAACccttgtaaaaagttctacaGAAGATGCGTCAACTGAATTAGTTAACAGTacaacattatttttattgggTCAACAACAAGCTTTTGACgctgttaaaacaaaacattatatattatataacttattatttaattactGCTGGTTGGGTTTAAACACCTTCTTGACTTGggagtttttaaaaaacttcttGGCAGAGTTAAGGCTCGATTATTCGACAACGGCTTCGTTGGTAAAGTAACTTTTCTTGAATCTGAAATAGTTTTTGTCAACCCAATTAAAGCATTTTGCAAACCCTTCCAAATTAAACCCTgaacttaacaaaaatggACACTTACTAAGGTCAGTTATTTCATTTGAGGGTTTCGATGTCTTTACTTTCTTATTCTCTTTGTTTCtgcaaaatcaaacaataataaattttaacaacttgCATGAACTATCTTCACACAGTTTCTAATTTCTATACTTCTGTAGTTTTGGTGCAGGCGTAGCTATTAAGCTAAGTCCTTTCATCTTTCCTGTGAGGTCATATTCAAATTCtggtaatttgttgttttttgccAAACAATCAATCACCGAATCCAGGTAAGGTCGAGTATCTACAAACCAAtcttatgttttatttattgtaaaaatcTTGGGTTAGCTACGACCTGTGGAAATGCAACGATATGGTTGTATATGAAAGACAAGGGAAACTGTAAGTTATTCAATAACCAGTAATTTGAAGAAACAATATTCACATAAGGACATAAACCCTTGAATCAGATTAAggcttaaaataaagtttgcttttgtaacaaaacattttagtttAGTGCAAGAACCTCAAAATTCATGAGCAAATGATTACCAAGTTTTTTAAAGTCCTTCTTGTTAGTAAGGAGCTGACCAGCGACCAAGTGAAGCCTAGACATCATCCATAAATTCTCATAATTCCTCGGCATTTCTAAACACGATCATATTTTAGGAATGTAACAAGATTTACGATCTGATCAATGTCAGGCGGATACATctaaaatttactttaaatctACGGTGAGCTCAAAACATATTAAAATGACCTGCTGTCTGCTGCAGTCCTGTGTAGGCCAGTGTCCTTGATATTTTACGATTGCCGTGTTTCAAGTTAATTTGAGCAAGTAGTGTCACAAATCGGAGTTCTTCGCTCATGAACACTGTTAAGCAATTAATTAAGAGAATGAATTGaattaaaccttaaaaaagaattttgacCACAAACTTTAAGAGTCAAGACAGAAAAATCAGGTCAACACTGcatcataattttttgataaattatatTCTCACCATTCGCTTCAAGCTTGGTCTTCCAACAAGCACTTATGACCtgataaaagataaaattatgATAAGAAAATTAACTTCTGCTTaatggccgtgctagttgttatgAGCAAAATCAACACCTAAATCAACGTCGGAGTAGAATTACCACAATGTTTGCTGAAATGAAAGTGACTCGGGTTCTACTTCAACAGCTGCCAATAAGGTTCCACGGCATTAAGTTACttttagattaatttttacttttgactGAACCCATTTGGTGCCCGGTCGAATTTTTCGGAGAAATGGAGAAAATACGATAGAATGAAAACACTAAGATAGTTCAACACAGGCATAAGTTGGACAGTTATTCACCAACTAGATAAAGTATAAAATAACCTGAGAAAGGTGGTTTGAAATGTTTGAGAAAATTTTTCTCTCACGATCAATCCAAGTCAATGTGTCTCCTTCCGCAGTCAGCTAATCGTGTCAAGTCATGCAAAAATAGTCAGTAATATAGTCAGGTAAAAATAGTCAGTAATATAGTCAGGTAAAAATAGTCAGAAACATTGCGAACATGAGTGCTGTTTGAGTAATATGACTATGCTGGTATCATCACAGCAAATAAAGCGTCCTATGATGAGAACAAGTGAATTGTGATTCAAAGTAAGTTATTATCATGTATATGTAAGTAAGTAAGAAGTAAGTTATTATCATgtataatttcataaaaatattatattatattatatcatATTATCAGTTGATAAAACACAAATATTGACGAACAAAAGTGACAACGTTCGGTCAACCCACTTCAATAAGTTGTGCGGTCAGTTGCACGAGGTTGCATTGTTGCCTCACAATGAAGATGTTGGAGCAGAATATACACGAGCAACATCCCTCGTGAGCAAAGACTTGATGATGTTGGCGAGATTTTTTTCCACCTCTCTTTCTTGAAAGCTCCGGACTTGTTATCGCGTCATTTTTTGTGACGCTAaacgatgacgtcatgttcATATCAACCGTCGCCATGGAAACGTGGTCGTCAGGCTGAATTTCTTCCATGACGCTGCTGTTGTTGATTGCTTGTTCGATGCCGCGATCAAATTCACTGCTGGTTTCATCTGGGAAATAATCAACGACAAATGCTTGGAAATTGTTTCTGGTGCTTGCATGATGAggtgaaatttatttattattgatgTGAAAATACTGGACATATGAAAAATATTGCACAAAACACATTTCGTTTTATTACCAAACAAGCATAAACATTTCTTCCAATGTGCTTGTTGACAGACATTGATAAAATCTATAACATGTTACTCTGCTGTTTCAACATTAgcttttcatttcattattttcaaGTATACTCAAATgttcaaattgttttattcaCCACAATAATACAACTTGAACCTAAAATTTTATGGAGTGTCTTTTAATGGCAAGGTAAACAAGTTTGCTCATATAAAAGATAAAGACAGTGTTAAAGTTGGTGTAAAGTTAATGAAAGTATTGGATGAAGGAATTAATGACTTGTGCATTTGGTTATGAAAACACATGTCTACTAACGATGTCATTTATTCTTCTAGGGTAGGGTATGCTTACTATTTCATCTTTAAAATTTCACACTATAAACGTTTTGAACCCAACTTCTGCTTTGAGCAAAAACATTGCCAAAATGAGCAAAAGTTGAATCAGTTTTGAAGTGTGTCCCAAAATAAATGTTAGATATGTTAAAATTGATGTGCAAAGGTAACAGCATGATATCATGAAACACAAACAGCCATACTCTTACCAACTGAACGTGTAGAATGTAATTTTGTTCTTCTCCAATTCGTCTTTGCTTCATTGCAGCCgatatatttcaaaacatcTCTGGCAACTTGGAGTTCTTCTGCGAGTCTCACAGTGTTGCATTCCATCGCTGCATAACTTGCCAGCAACAACTGAAACTGAAGTTCTCtggaaaatatcaaaaattgcTTCATAATCATTAATAGTGAAAAACACGGACCAAAATGCAACTGATTGTAAGTTTGTAAAATTCGTTTTTTGGACTAATTTAGATCCAAAGATGATCCAATGTATTAAACATGAATTCATTCTTGGTTCGTTGTTGAGTTATAGACATGCAGATGGCAGATACCTCTCTGGCAGACACAGACTTCTAGTTAGGACGATGCCATCAGTGATATAAAGCAGAGAACACCTGAGATCACCGGCAAGAAGCCACAGTTTCGAGGCCAAATATAAAGTCTTCAAGAAAAGTTCCAAGACTTCAAATTGGAAAATCATGTCCGTGTTTGAGTCTGCCCGAAACAAAACTGATGTATCTGGGCAATACCAATTCTTTTGCTAAGAAAACTGTGATAATTAATTCATAATAACTGtgataaacataaaaaactaaaaatacagTTTATAGTATAGTGGTTTGTatcataattaattaatcgatCAGTTATTTACTGCAATTTACCTTTGGATTTTCTTCCAAAATTCGGGCTTGTGTTGTTCCCACCTGGTACTTCGAATGACTTCTGGAACTATTCAGCAGAAAAATGAAGTGAATACAACTTACTGATAGATGagtaaaaactaatataatattatactAATATAATACTACATATGATATAACTATAATACtaataataagtaataatCTAACACAAACAACTGCCCACTTTGAATTCAGGGAGGAAACCAAAATTTCATCTGTCGATTGTGAACCTAGATGACCTCACTCACCGTACACAAACCTGGACAAGACTGCCCCAAGACTACACAGGACTTGCGCAATGACGCCACCATCTGGTACAAAGTGTGGACGTCTGTCAACTTTGTTGAATCTTCCAACAACAACGCAACATTCAACTGGGACAGGAGAAGATCAACACGGGCTGCAGCAAATGTTGAACTCCTTGACGATCTTTGCTGCGCACTTTTGATAAAATCACCGCCACGGAGTTCTTCAATCACTTTGCAAGATTCTTCATACTGGCGATAAAGCAAAGCTTGCTTTAATCACTAACTAATAATTTTAGAAGTCGCAAACTGTATAAAAATCTGGTGCTACCTTGTGGTTAAACACAAGGGCTTTTGCAAGTGAACACTTTGCTTCGATGGAAATCTGACTTTCCATCTTACTCCACTTTTCAGAATGAACGAGATCTACAAGTCGTAAAATTATTCCTTACAATAGCACAGAACACTCATGAACAACTTGTTGTGAAATATTAAGTAGTGCTTCAAAATAGTTAAATAGTTTTATATTATAGCTAACAGTTTCAGTAATAGTTAAAATCATATTATTTAGTTACAGTTAGTTAACAGTCATAGTATCatgattatatttttgtagttaaataataattgattAGTTTATGTTCATAATTAACAGcagttaaataattttaatccAGATTGTTATCAATGCTTCAAGAGGAGCTCACCCTTCATCAATTTATCTGCATCTCTGCTTTCCTCCAACCCGGATGCGAGCAAGCCGACATGACACAAGAGGAAGGAGAGACGAGATTTAAACGAAGCAAGATGAAACTTGATCAGCGGTTGGTCATCACCTGCAAGTTTAGCTCATTGTGACCTCATTGTGACCATTCGTAATTGTTCGTTCATTTAGAAATCAACGTTATCAAGATTGCTGCTTACTTTGCAATGACGTGTCTATCTCACACAAATCCATActtttttatgcaaaatttaATCAATCAGTGTGAGTTTAGCACTAATAAGATGATTCCCAAAATAGACATCTTATCAATTACAGCacaacgatgccattgtatgTAAATGTTAATGTTGATGACCACTCTAGTGTCACAACCGCCAACATGCGGCTCTCAATATCTTCTAttgcaatgtattttttttcaCCAACATAGTAACGAGACCACCCCTCATTTACTTCTTACCTTGATTTGGTTCGAGTTCCAGAATTCTGACAAGTTCTTTGAGAAGAACGAGTAGCAAAGTCTCCTGAAAGTTTAACATTGTATGTTGTTAAACAGTGAAATATGCTGGAAACATGCAACGTGCACAATTGCACATAATACAATTAAActaagaaaaagaaaatacacTGTTGCAAtacaatttaatatttatggtTTTAGTAAGACAAATGTGATATGATAAATGGATAATTAAATACATTAACAACAACGCTTTGCACAGTGCTATATAACCACATGTATCAATTAATAGCTGCTTCCTACCTCACCGCGGAGTTCAAGTATGATTGCCAGAGCCCTGCAAGCTTGCACAAAGTCAAGTAGGAAGATGGGTTTTATGTCACTGCACTGCGATAATGCATTGATGAGTGGCACCAACTTGGATAGATCTGTTGGTGGCGACGACGGAAACCATCTCAATAAGTTTGCTGAAGATGGGTTTGCTTGCTGGCTTTCAAACACACTCACGTTCTTCCAAATCTGTCAACAGGTCGTAATATGTTACTATGCATTTATGTTGAGCCCAACTCCTGCTCATATATTCAATGGCTTCAAACTGTTGTGATGTTTactggcaaaaaaaaacaaagaaaaagttgcgatatatttcacattttatcCTCAAAAAAACCATAATACCAGACCAGGTAACACGAGCAATGTAACACTTTACAATATTTCAGCACCTTACAGCAAGAATGCACGCTTACCTTTGACAATGTTGACTCCCAGGAACAAATGTAATTCAAAAATTCGGCAAGAAATTTGACCTCGAAATCAAGTTCAAATTCGCTCGTAGAATCGCAGAGTTCAGAAATCATTGACGAGGCGTCTCTAAAGTAAAATCATATTTAAGCAAGAGCAGGGTTGAGCGTTTTTCTCACCATTTAAAATATGAAAGAGAGATTGGTTCTGCTCGagtgattttaaaaatataggCCACAACCTTTGTGATGCCTTTTTCAACGATTTGGAAGAATGGACTCGCTTTCATATTGTGAATGGTGAGGAAAAGGAACTACCATTGAGAAGAGACAAGTCAATGCACACAGTACAAAGCACTCCAAATATTGCTAATATTAACCCTAGGTATAATAACAAGTAATCCTGTCTATATACTATGATTAATCATGACTGCCACAAGCAACCTGTCGTATTGGAGTAGATCAGACCATCCGTGGAGTAACAAAGCCATGAGCAGAGTAGACGTGGTGTGAATACTTGAACCAGGGTCACATAAGTCTAACAACTTGACAAGAATGTGAAATTCATTATGCGGCGGACATTCCctttaaagcgaaaaagatcTTCAGTTTTTGTGCTGTAATGTTATAATTTCCAGAAGGCCACAACTCTAAGCTAGATCCTATCAACAACCAGCATATAACCCACAGGTGACGTCCTTAAAAGTGTCACTTTGGAACAAACTAGTGTATTCAGTTGCCAGGTAAGTTGCTAAGGGCTTTGTACTATATGCTGTCACGCCTTATTGCCAAAAACAGAGCAACATAACGACACTAAATATCACTATAACCAACAACATCACGTACATCACGTAGAGTGAACTTCGACAAATCTCAAGCTGACAGACCAAAGCAATGACCAGCTTCTGCTTATCAATATTTGAAGACATGTCATCGGCGACAGTTCGACTTTCACAGGTCGAATCCGATGATGTCATCAACAACGATGTCTTACATCGTAACCATTGAGTAACCTGATCAGTAATTttgttacaacaaattttatagtcATTTAAGTGTATTTGGTACTTTTAACCACATTATCGTTCTAGCGCAAGTTCATCGTATACTCACCATGACCTCGAGTTGTTGTGGGTTGTCACAAAGCACTTCGACCGCTTTTCCAATATTGGCCATTGCATCGTCATAGCTGGAGAGTTTCCGCAACATTTTAGACAAAGCTGTACCAGTGCTAACCACCTGGAAATATTAAGTGGACATTATACATCAATTGCATGAACAAACACCCACCATAAAATATATACCATGAATCAATGTAAATATCATACAATGAAAGTTATAACATCAACGACAACAAAGGACGACTCCATTGCCGAAGAACACTCATTGACAAGCTCACCTGCTCCACCATGTGGAACCTAATCGAGTTTTCGAAAGCAGACTTCATGAGGAGAAGCGCTTCTGGTAGCTCACTACCATTCAAGTTGTTCCAGGTTACAATACAGAGGTTGGCCGCATAATCCACTTCAAGTAGATTTcggttaaaacaaaaaaaactagTTACAACATAGTATTAATTGCATGCACTTACACAGAAATGCGAGACTTTTATTGTCATATGTGGTCTCGGGTAAAATATTATCTTGAAATGCTTCCAATGCAGAGCTTAATATTATCCTTTGGAGGGCTTTGCTGTCGAAAGCTTGGACCAGTTTGTAGAAGAGATACATCAATTTACGGAAGACGTCCTCGCTCAATAGCTAAAATGATATTTGACAAAGTTAGAAGAAGAAATGGTCATATTTTACACAACACCCATTCGTAATCGATATAAACCATACTAGCCATTCAGTAGTTATACAATTGGAATCAAGATCAGAAcaatcaaaataacaaaaattctgTAAATTCCTGACATCAAGCATTCATTGTGCGTAACAATCAAACGATACTTTCGGTGTcgtaaaacttttattttaattgaaaaataaaaccttaCTTTTCCTTGTATGAGAGTGAGCTCTCTGCAAGCTTCATAGAGTCGAGGTACGATGGTTTCCCACTAAAGAGACATTTTAAAAGTGTTGACATTTCTACACCTGTCATAAATGTTTTCGAAATTTGCCAGTAGCTTGTACACTTACTTTGGAAGCAGAAACAATGTTTTCACTCGAAGATACGAATCGTGtcaataatttcattgtttcaccTAAAACCTAAACCATACAGAATTTTCAATGAaagtgattaattatttaagaTATTGACACTTTTGTTATGCCAACAAGCTGCGTGtagatcaggggtgggcaacatacggcccgcgacgggattttgagcggcccgcagacagttcagcagttcagtttagcagttcagttttgacttcagcagctattgaagtacattattcgttaataaattcattaaatactgtttttggtctctatgcttaaaaattaaaatttacattaaatacgatttattccttgcataggtggataaatacgcgattaatgtatcgattcatGAATCCGGCCCACCaagtactttattttctcatatcaggcccgccgaccgaaaaagttgcccgcccctggtgTAGATCATCACAACTATGTGCAAACTTGATTCTAACAACTGTTTGGGTACCTTGCATATAACTACACAGGATATTGACTTATCTTCGTTGAAAGTACCTGAAAGACATTCAACGTAAAATGATTAAATGATTGTTAAAAAGCCCATGcaaagatttttttatttttaattgaattGAATGTCAGGCAAAAATACATCACTGACATCAGCCAGAAAAATTTGTCTTGTCTTTGCCAAAAATACAAGATAACCAGAAACATAGCAAGCAACTTCCAATGAAACAACTTTTCAGGAAACTAATTAACCTAAattctgcaatttttttaaatgatccAAAAGCAGAGTAAGCATGAGGTTTACACCTTTACTACAATTAGGAGTGAGACCCAGGGAAATACCCTGTTTCCCGGGATTTCAGCCTTTTGTTCCAATCCCAATCGTGGGATTTTTTGTCTTAAAATCGCGGGAATTCTAAGTTAACGTTTCATCAGTTCAATACTGCTTGATATGTGGATTAAATCTGTTTAAGACAGTTTTACAGCAGCTAGCCACTTAAGATTCGGCACAAAGTGTTGTCATAGTATTTTCATGCGACTTATTGGGTAACAATGGCTGAATAATTGCTTTTATCGCATGGGCTTGGGCCTTGTGCATCAGGTTTTAGCCTGTACTGTATTCTCAAACTGTATTCATATGCATGCTACAGGTTCTGACTGATTCCTggcaaatttttatcaaaccttCTAAATTTTGACGATGGAAGTTTACAGAGAAAGTCTGAAGTCTGGAAAAACTTTTCATACTGCAAAACTAACGTACGGAAGTAACATAAtgtaattaaaaaactgtatGGAGCCTGGAAAACCATGAAACCTACGTCAGTTGAGGCCGAACATGCATTCTCTGCCTTTGGTTATTTCGGCAATAAATTTGGAAATCGTCTTAATGATGACACTGTTGATGCGCTGTTGTTTTTGCGTCAgtaaattacaataaataaacatgctttgttttgattatatgtgtacactttttactttgttaatcCTGAAAAATCCGGGGATTGTAGAGTAAAGATCCCGGGATTTCAAATTTAGTCCCAAAATCCCAACCCTAACTAGAATGGACCTCAAAAATAGCCTGTCACTTAGATATGTCATATCAAGATGTTCAGCAGTGAGAAAAAAATGCAGTTGTTTTGGATTCCAGGGGCCTTTGTTTGCTCACAACTATATTACAATTATTTATCACAAATGATTCACTCACTTGAAAACAATCCCCTGATACTGGACAATGAACGAAGCATTGTTTCCACAATCAGGGTTATATCACTCGTGACTTGAGGACAATCTGAACAAGTGCTAGATGCTCCGTAAAGTTGAAGGAAGCTTcctaaaaaactttttccttCATCGATGAATCTGAAGTCATCCTCTCCAGGACCGACGAGTCTTGTGACGATTTGCACAGAGTCGTGAAAAGAGTCAACAATAAGTTTGTTGTGGCAGTGACACGAGGAAGGGCAGGAATTAAGTAGAATGAAAATTGTGCTCATCGAGTCACGAAAGAACGGGCTGAACGAGATGACAGGATCTAAAAATTATCCATAAAATACTTATAATAAACATCAGTTGAGTACAAGTCACTCCATTAAATTATGGAGTATTGTCAGGAAAAATTACTCAAactaccgtaaaacctctatttcaccgccatggcactctatttttcaactcttgtttaaaagtggcgttctattagaggtggcgttcaaatagaggttttacggtaatTACTCACAGCATATGAATCATAATATATAGTCAAGTGgggcaaaaaaatgcaaaattgacaaacttttgattttctcGCTAAAAAATGGGCcaaaaagtcaagttttaccctctattgatcaatattaatattccattgatgtatccaaaaaattggagcattatgtttattctttttatttttatcgaatattttgtgttgctCTTTTTTCCCCAGTGTTTGGGGCAATAAAAACCATGCTcggggtaaaaaaaaacaatcaatttcgacagcaaattttgtttattaaaagcaacacaaagcaGAAGAAATAGCAATATATACAGATGAGGATGAAACTGTAACATcttgttaaaacaaacaaaaaagtttatgcaTTATGAAGTCCATATTTGCTTaggaacacaaatttttctttcacttcctcttcttcggcaaaaccaaaatatgattttgcacGTCCGACAGAAGTTAACACTGCGGTTGAAGGaccccaaaaacaattttcaacggTGACTATATCTATGTCTTCCTTTG
Encoded here:
- the LOC143470062 gene encoding uncharacterized protein LOC143470062 isoform X1, yielding MLQVVEELIDLLSITDSSPAIQKLQVQLISSRCSDAERYSCVYAIFHHSTLALNQEISTNDLSHFLKISIKCLEYLVSQWKEESKIPQSGLEKLIYHLVKHVCLNYHLTKINEVLLLLLKLLHRQKSRNQQVVQYISAKIRNLTLPMSVNICACHKSHCHQITFAKCKFHGNVLSMFSDPVISFSPFFRDSMSTIFILLNSCPSSCHCHNKLIVDSFHDSVQIVTRLVGPGEDDFRFIDEGKSFLGSFLQLYGASSTCSDCPQVTSDITLIVETMLRSLSSIRGLFSSTFNEDKSISCVVICKVLGETMKLLTRFVSSSENIVSASKWETIVPRLYEACRELTLIQGKLLSEDVFRKLMYLFYKLVQAFDSKALQRIILSSALEAFQDNILPETTYDNKSLAFLLDYAANLCIVTWNNLNGSELPEALLLMKSAFENSIRFHMVEQVVSTGTALSKMLRKLSSYDDAMANIGKAVEVLCDNPQQLEVMVTQWLRCKTSLLMTSSDSTCESRTVADDMSSNIDKQKLVIALVCQLEICRSSLYVMECPPHNEFHILVKLLDLCDPGSSIHTTSTLLMALLLHGWSDLLQYDRDASSMISELCDSTSEFELDFEVKFLAEFLNYICSWESTLSKIWKNVSVFESQQANPSSANLLRWFPSSPPTDLSKLVPLINALSQCSDIKPIFLLDFVQACRALAIILELRGEETLLLVLLKELVRILELEPNQGDDQPLIKFHLASFKSRLSFLLCHVGLLASGLEESRDADKLMKDLVHSEKWSKMESQISIEAKCSLAKALVFNHKYEESCKVIEELRGGDFIKSAQQRSSRSSTFAAARVDLLLSQLNVALLLEDSTKLTDVHTLYQMVASLRKSCVVLGQSCPGLCTFQKSFEVPGGNNTSPNFGRKSKDTSVLFRADSNTDMIFQFEVLELFLKTLYLASKLWLLAGDLRCSLLYITDGIVLTRSLCLPERELQFQLLLASYAAMECNTVRLAEELQVARDVLKYIGCNEAKTNWRRTKLHSTRSVDETSSEFDRGIEQAINNSSVMEEIQPDDHVSMATVDMNMTSSFSVTKNDAITSPELSRKRGGKKSRQHHQVFAHEGCCSCIFCSNIFIVRQQCNLVQLTAQLIELTAEGDTLTWIDRERKIFSNISNHLSQVISACWKTKLEANVFMSEELRFVTLLAQINLKHGNRKISRTLAYTGLQQTAEMPRNYENLWMMSRLHLVAGQLLTNKKDFKKLDTRPYLDSVIDCLAKNNKLPEFEYDLTGKMKGLSLIATPAPKLQKNKENKKVKTSKPSNEITDLNSRKVTLPTKPLSNNRALTLPRSFLKTPKSRRGNKNKNEKLSELDENTDPNVKSNVLPSKPSLSGGKDSTPLTSLLKTPRSKRIATSVKKSTCKGNSTRKTEKAKNLQFEIFNDDAPDIKLDTVRKKKTTQSKTTLPKPDLDQLGDEYFPIITSTAKSKKTRRVILSPSDDDDDDDDEFKCNVKTSQVRTRSSARIATNLQSARKSARRRHRAEEGPYYTDEDTETSRHPIRQHKEQSKNTRRVNNQQRRVLKEVENVSEMPDQGELMRDGIPPEWNKLNEIERVRERHLVEERDVEFLDNENIVASTPLAVDKLPLNDSTSEDHFNRAFNIATALADFQPARASSQLLSTLAHQSKNLSKAAACHASSVGTSLRIITALHMKYHIRSVERLEAASEDDFTRAIRSSINSSHPSKVISSLRHPEQFMDDVISKIPPDWTVCIVSLLEGGSRRLVLTRLQHSEEALHIEIDGTSASDMLVRMKHLMECNVNGMKTTDKSLWWTQRRKTNSAMDDFIGNLDAKMFGVQRGFLLGKLLAKKCRETLKRNVERVMSSVTFDASSHPNVGLLEIYLSAWKYFNEKEKCEVALQLLGGENRSTEEICQVVATFEKNHSCCCDECKADTQKRGHVILILDKEVQTLPLEGAPILFNQSVSRMPSVHCLLWQLELNNIPGHNSVDLRSLAYVINPRGDLINTEKRFNDWFSSIETWEGVTSSVPSREQYMTYISGRDVFVFLGHGSGSSFMQRELIARNRSRACALLMGCSSGRLDERGITEPDGMSLAYLISGSPCVLVCLWPVTDKDIDRYLAKCLIDWSTPGTSLPDVTRNAETACKVPKLNGSACVVYGVPVVNNAAVEGLRKNVPELFRDLLS